A genomic segment from Thamnophis elegans isolate rThaEle1 chromosome 3, rThaEle1.pri, whole genome shotgun sequence encodes:
- the LOC116505848 gene encoding cytochrome P450 2K6-like isoform X2, with product MAWVLLILLLVVFILAVLFLFKMDTFQKNSSPTLPPGPRTIPILGNLHIMDFKRTYKTMIKLSKEYGPIFRLQMGCQEMVVLTGYEMVKEALVNQAKAFAERPIVPIFEDYTKGFGVIFAHGENWRQMRQFSIATLRDYGMGKRIVEDKISEECSVLIKTYEVYEGKPFDPARILKAAAANIIVSFLLGKRFEYEDATLLRLLELIEESLHLVGTPSVLIYNVFPKLGFLLDGPKKIMKNRKEFHEFIQATFLENLKEFDENNQRTFIDAFLVRQKKENKKSTNSYFHNDNLIGVVDNLFIAGMDTTSNTLYWTLLLMMKYPEVQRKVQEEIAKEIGVRQPRTEDRFKMPYTNAVIHEVQRFADIVPTNLPHATTMDVTIKGFFIPKGMYIIPLLTSVLHDESQWEKPHEFYPEHFLDSEGKFVKRDAFMPFSAGQRVCAGEDLAKMELFLFFTNLLQRFTFQPPSGTSKDDLDLTPVLGLTTPPVPYKTCAVLS from the exons ATGGCTTgggttttacttattttattattagtagtattcaTTCTTGCAGTTTTATTCCTTTTCAAAATGGATACTTTCCAGAAAAACAGCTCCCCAACCCTTCCACCTGGACCCAGGACTATACCCATTTTGGGAAATCTGCACATAATGGATTTCAAGAGGACTTATAAGACAATGATAAAG TTGTCAAAAGAATATGGTCCCATTTTCCGTCTTCAAATGGGATGCCAGGAAATGGTGGTGCTGACTGGCTATGAGATGGTCAAAGAGGCTTTGGTGAACCAGGCAAAGGCATTTGCAGAGAGGCCCATTGTCCCCATTTTTGAGGATTATACAAAGGGCTTTG GTGTTATCTTTGCTCATGGTGAGAACTGGAGACAGATGCGGCAATTTTCAATAGCTACATTGCGGGATTATGGGATGGGTAAGAGGATTGTTGAAGATAAAATCAGTGAAGAGTGCAGTGTCTTGATAAAAACATATGAGGTTTATGAAG GAAAACCATTTGACCCAGCAAGAATTTTGAAAGCTGCAGCTGCCAATATCATAGTTTCTTTTTTACTTGGCAAGAGATTTGAATATGAAGATGCTACACTGCTAAGACTACTGGAATTAATTGAAGAAAGTTTACACCTTGTAGGAACCCCTTCGGTGTTG ATATATAATGTGTTTCCCAAGTTGGGATTCCTTTTGGATGGTcccaaaaaaataatgaaaaaccgAAAAGAGTTCCATGAGTTCATACAGGCCACATTCCTTGAAAATCTCAAGGAGTTTGATGAAAATAATCAGAGGACATTTATTGATGCATTTCTTGTTCGGCAGAAAAAG GAGAATAAGAAGTCAACAAATAGCTATTTCCATAATGATAATCTTATAGGTGTTGTGGATAACCTATTTATTGCTGGCATGGATACAACTTCAAACACTTTGTACTGGACTTTACTCCTAATGATGAAGTATCCAGAGGTTCAGA GGAAGGTCCAAGAAGAAATCGCAAAAGAGATTGGGGTTCGTCAGCCAAGGACAGAAGACCGATTCAAAATGCCTTACACCAATGCTGTAATTCACGAAGTTCAAAGGTTTGCTGATATTGTTCCAACCAATTTGCCCCATGCAACCACCATGGACGTAACTATCAAAGGCTTCTTCATCCCCAAG GGCATGTACATCATTCCATTGCTGACCTCTGTGCTCCATGATGAATCCCAGTGGGAGAAACCTCATGAATTCTATCCTGAGCATTTTCTTGACTCTGAAGGAAAATTTGTGAAGAGGGATGCATTCATGCCTTTCTCTGCAG GTCAGAGAGTATGTGCTGGTGAGGACCTTGCCAAAATGGagctcttccttttctttactAACCTCCTCCAGAGATTTACCTTCCAGCCGCCTTCAGGAACATCTAAAGATGATCTGGACCTGACTCCTGTTCTTGGACTTACGACCCCTCCCGTGCCTTACAAGACCTGTGCTGTTTTATCCTGA
- the LOC116505848 gene encoding cytochrome P450 2K6-like isoform X1 produces the protein MAWVLLILLLVVFILAVLFLFKMDTFQKNSSPTLPPGPRTIPILGNLHIMDFKRTYKTMIKLSKEYGPIFRLQMGCQEMVVLTGYEMVKEALVNQAKAFAERPIVPIFEDYTKGFGVIFAHGENWRQMRQFSIATLRDYGMGKRIVEDKISEECSVLIKTYEVYEGKPFDPARILKAAAANIIVSFLLGKRFEYEDATLLRLLELIEESLHLVGTPSVLIYNVFPKLGFLLDGPKKIMKNRKEFHEFIQATFLENLKEFDENNQRTFIDAFLVRQKKENKKSTNSYFHNDNLIGVVDNLFIAGMDTTSNTLYWTLLLMMKYPEVQRKVQEEIAKEIGVRQPRTEDRFKMPYTNAVIHEVQRFADIVPTNLPHATTMDVTIKGFFIPKGMYIIPLLTSVLHDESQWEKPHEFYPEHFLDSEGKFVKRDAFMPFSAVLTPILHVPDLGSTRTRRWQPRHGVQMSSFASSAGQHGQILLVLKLFQLWLPLPSLATMAVSHTQRISSLWMFFSTQQQKEHASFCLLVSLKLRKVPESSLKYPRITATACKQF, from the exons ATGGCTTgggttttacttattttattattagtagtattcaTTCTTGCAGTTTTATTCCTTTTCAAAATGGATACTTTCCAGAAAAACAGCTCCCCAACCCTTCCACCTGGACCCAGGACTATACCCATTTTGGGAAATCTGCACATAATGGATTTCAAGAGGACTTATAAGACAATGATAAAG TTGTCAAAAGAATATGGTCCCATTTTCCGTCTTCAAATGGGATGCCAGGAAATGGTGGTGCTGACTGGCTATGAGATGGTCAAAGAGGCTTTGGTGAACCAGGCAAAGGCATTTGCAGAGAGGCCCATTGTCCCCATTTTTGAGGATTATACAAAGGGCTTTG GTGTTATCTTTGCTCATGGTGAGAACTGGAGACAGATGCGGCAATTTTCAATAGCTACATTGCGGGATTATGGGATGGGTAAGAGGATTGTTGAAGATAAAATCAGTGAAGAGTGCAGTGTCTTGATAAAAACATATGAGGTTTATGAAG GAAAACCATTTGACCCAGCAAGAATTTTGAAAGCTGCAGCTGCCAATATCATAGTTTCTTTTTTACTTGGCAAGAGATTTGAATATGAAGATGCTACACTGCTAAGACTACTGGAATTAATTGAAGAAAGTTTACACCTTGTAGGAACCCCTTCGGTGTTG ATATATAATGTGTTTCCCAAGTTGGGATTCCTTTTGGATGGTcccaaaaaaataatgaaaaaccgAAAAGAGTTCCATGAGTTCATACAGGCCACATTCCTTGAAAATCTCAAGGAGTTTGATGAAAATAATCAGAGGACATTTATTGATGCATTTCTTGTTCGGCAGAAAAAG GAGAATAAGAAGTCAACAAATAGCTATTTCCATAATGATAATCTTATAGGTGTTGTGGATAACCTATTTATTGCTGGCATGGATACAACTTCAAACACTTTGTACTGGACTTTACTCCTAATGATGAAGTATCCAGAGGTTCAGA GGAAGGTCCAAGAAGAAATCGCAAAAGAGATTGGGGTTCGTCAGCCAAGGACAGAAGACCGATTCAAAATGCCTTACACCAATGCTGTAATTCACGAAGTTCAAAGGTTTGCTGATATTGTTCCAACCAATTTGCCCCATGCAACCACCATGGACGTAACTATCAAAGGCTTCTTCATCCCCAAG GGCATGTACATCATTCCATTGCTGACCTCTGTGCTCCATGATGAATCCCAGTGGGAGAAACCTCATGAATTCTATCCTGAGCATTTTCTTGACTCTGAAGGAAAATTTGTGAAGAGGGATGCATTCATGCCTTTCTCTGCAG TGCTGACACCCATCCTCCATGTTCCTGATCTGGGGTCCACCAGGACTCGCAGGTGGCAGCCACGGCATGGGGTTCAAATGTCATCATTTGCTTCATCAGCGGGTCAGCATGGTCAGATTCTCCTTGTCCTCAAGCTCTTCCAGCTCTGGTTGCCACTCCCATCATTGGCTACCATGGCAGTCTCACACACCCAGAGAATCTCCTCTCTCTGGATGTTTTTTTCAACACAACAACAAAAGGAACATGCTTCGTTTTGTCTTCTTGTCTCTCTGAAGTTAAGGAAAGTCCCAGAATCATCCCTCAAATATCctcggataacagcaacagcctGCAAACAGTTTTAG